Proteins encoded by one window of Desulfovibrio ferrophilus:
- the selD gene encoding selenide, water dikinase SelD — MSEKIVLVDTVKAAGUAAKIAPGDLERVLSVLPRQTDPRILAGDAVGEDAAILTFPQGKALVQTVDFFTPIVNDPYRFGQIAAANALSDVYAMGGEPYAAMNIVCFPIKDMDEDILKQIISGGYDKVRESGAVLAGGHSVEDQEIKFGLAVSGIVDPDGYATNAGLRAGDNLLLTKPLGTGVLATAIKGKWEGSDELEELLYTVAARLNKAGAEVIRRFGLTGATDVTGFGLGGHLLEMARASKVDIELHLDDVPLLPRALELAAVGLIPAGSYANKHFCEGRVALASGLNSTKVDLVFDAQTSGGLVLAVPDQYLDEACQMLESAGDVAARIGRVRPTEGQKSKLLIR; from the coding sequence ATGTCCGAGAAGATTGTTCTCGTTGATACTGTCAAAGCCGCTGGTTGAGCCGCCAAGATTGCTCCAGGGGACCTGGAGCGAGTATTGTCGGTTCTGCCCAGGCAGACCGATCCCCGCATCCTTGCCGGCGATGCCGTGGGCGAGGACGCAGCGATTCTCACCTTTCCGCAGGGTAAGGCACTCGTTCAGACCGTGGACTTTTTTACGCCCATCGTGAACGACCCGTACCGTTTCGGACAGATTGCTGCGGCCAATGCTCTGTCCGATGTCTATGCCATGGGCGGCGAACCTTATGCTGCCATGAATATCGTCTGTTTTCCCATCAAGGACATGGACGAGGACATCCTGAAGCAGATCATCAGCGGTGGATATGACAAGGTCCGTGAATCCGGTGCTGTCCTTGCGGGCGGTCATAGCGTCGAGGATCAGGAAATCAAGTTTGGATTGGCCGTGTCTGGTATCGTGGACCCTGACGGGTACGCCACGAATGCCGGCCTCAGGGCTGGTGACAACTTGCTGTTGACCAAACCTTTGGGCACTGGCGTGTTGGCAACAGCGATCAAAGGCAAATGGGAAGGCTCTGACGAATTGGAAGAACTGCTGTATACCGTTGCGGCTCGCCTGAATAAGGCGGGGGCCGAGGTTATCAGACGGTTCGGACTCACGGGCGCTACTGATGTGACCGGGTTTGGCCTGGGCGGACACCTGTTGGAGATGGCCCGTGCCTCTAAGGTTGATATCGAGTTACATCTGGACGATGTCCCGCTCTTGCCACGGGCGTTGGAATTGGCCGCAGTGGGGCTTATCCCTGCGGGGAGTTATGCCAACAAACATTTTTGTGAGGGGCGGGTTGCCCTTGCTAGTGGCTTGAACAGCACGAAGGTTGATCTTGTCTTTGATGCCCAGACATCAGGTGGGCTAGTGCTTGCCGTTCCTGATCAGTACCTGGATGAAGCCTGCCAGATGCTTGAATCCGCAGGGGATGTAGCGGCGCGCATTGGTCGGGTGCGGCCCACTGAGGGCCAAAAGAGCAAACTTCTGATCCGTTAG
- a CDS encoding ASKHA domain-containing protein, translating into MQFISAAPAPEPDESRVLSQEELAQGWRLGCRHKALAGTEVFLPVDPVHAAQSAVQSVAELQLAVDLGTTSVHWEALDSSHVVVAAGATLNPQLGAGSEVMSRLAFAASPDGAEDLRQVIVQLLREIIASLPGQVKRLSVAGNPAMTLLLLGAPVDGISKAPYRLDEPGGRVVSLAEDLPEAYILPQLAPFVGGDLSAGMTALLMAERPPSTPFLLSDMGTNGEFLLALSESEYISTSVPLGPALEGSGLSCGNVAGTGTVSAFRLTPYGLEANCIGGGASSLDAGITGAGYISLLAILKEQGVLDERGGFASGATPLATKLARDFVDILGERRLNLPGGLFLTASDVEEVLKVKAAFDLAVGALLEAAGLSSGALTCLCLAGALGAHVVPADLESLGFLPPGLGARVRTVGNTSLAGARLVLTDADARHSAEALPAQTRNIDLTGDPAFGQEFVRRMHFCFGNRVAS; encoded by the coding sequence ATGCAATTTATTTCAGCTGCCCCCGCGCCTGAACCTGATGAGTCCCGCGTGCTTTCCCAAGAAGAGCTTGCTCAGGGCTGGCGATTGGGATGTCGCCACAAAGCCCTTGCCGGAACAGAAGTCTTCCTGCCGGTCGATCCGGTGCACGCGGCACAGAGTGCTGTTCAATCCGTGGCCGAACTTCAGTTGGCAGTGGATCTTGGGACGACCAGTGTACACTGGGAAGCTCTGGACAGCTCTCATGTGGTTGTGGCTGCGGGAGCGACCCTGAATCCCCAACTCGGCGCAGGCAGTGAGGTTATGTCCCGTCTGGCCTTCGCGGCATCGCCGGATGGCGCAGAGGATTTACGACAGGTCATTGTGCAACTGTTGCGAGAAATCATTGCTTCGTTGCCGGGGCAGGTCAAACGACTTTCAGTGGCTGGCAATCCGGCCATGACTCTGCTTTTGCTCGGTGCACCTGTGGATGGAATTTCCAAGGCACCTTATCGTCTGGATGAGCCGGGCGGGCGTGTTGTCTCCCTGGCTGAGGACCTGCCAGAGGCCTACATCCTTCCGCAATTGGCCCCGTTTGTGGGTGGTGATCTGAGCGCGGGAATGACCGCGTTGCTTATGGCGGAGAGGCCACCCTCAACACCCTTCCTGCTTTCGGACATGGGAACCAACGGTGAGTTTCTCTTGGCGCTTTCCGAATCGGAATACATTTCGACCTCGGTCCCGCTGGGGCCAGCTCTGGAAGGCTCTGGCCTGAGTTGTGGCAACGTGGCTGGCACCGGGACTGTCTCTGCTTTTCGCCTGACCCCGTACGGGCTTGAAGCCAACTGCATTGGTGGTGGCGCCTCCTCCCTTGATGCAGGGATTACCGGCGCGGGGTATATCTCTCTTCTGGCGATTCTGAAAGAGCAGGGGGTGCTGGACGAGCGCGGCGGATTTGCTTCGGGTGCGACACCTCTGGCGACCAAATTGGCTCGGGACTTCGTGGATATCCTGGGTGAGCGCCGCTTGAATCTTCCGGGGGGACTGTTCCTGACAGCCTCGGATGTGGAGGAAGTGCTCAAGGTCAAAGCTGCTTTTGATCTGGCCGTGGGCGCGCTGCTGGAAGCTGCGGGATTATCCTCCGGGGCACTGACCTGTCTCTGTCTGGCCGGAGCTTTGGGGGCTCATGTTGTTCCGGCCGATCTGGAGAGTCTGGGCTTTCTGCCTCCGGGGTTGGGAGCACGTGTGCGGACCGTGGGCAATACCTCCCTGGCTGGAGCGCGTCTTGTATTGACGGATGCGGACGCTCGGCATTCTGCCGAAGCATTGCCTGCTCAAACCCGTAACATCGACTTGACGGGCGACCCCGCCTTCGGGCAGGAGTTTGTGCGCCGCATGCATTTTTGTTTCGGGAACCGCGTCGCTTCATGA
- the lipB gene encoding lipoyl(octanoyl) transferase LipB — translation MKIIDLGLCPYREAQQIQLDRHAEVVEGAEDTLFLLEHPRVITVGKAGGLENLHVQPEFLEQQGIDLVHVTRGGNITCHFPGQLVGYPIFRVDKRPGGVKRFFHDMEETVIRTLGCIGLDARRWEGRAGVWTETGKVCSMGIAVKKWVTYHGLALNVGEDTSLFDMITLCGLTDTKAASVHGELKALGHEERPGMQEIKDVLEQEFRKVFADSKVA, via the coding sequence GTGAAGATTATTGATCTAGGACTGTGCCCGTACCGCGAGGCTCAGCAAATCCAATTGGACCGCCACGCTGAAGTGGTTGAAGGCGCAGAAGATACCCTCTTCCTGCTGGAGCATCCCCGTGTAATCACCGTGGGCAAAGCTGGTGGGTTGGAAAATCTTCACGTTCAGCCGGAGTTCTTGGAGCAGCAGGGTATTGATCTTGTGCACGTGACCCGTGGTGGGAATATCACATGTCATTTTCCGGGGCAGTTGGTGGGATATCCGATCTTCCGCGTGGATAAGCGCCCTGGCGGTGTTAAACGCTTCTTCCATGATATGGAGGAAACCGTGATCCGTACCTTGGGGTGCATCGGGCTTGATGCTCGTCGTTGGGAAGGGCGCGCAGGCGTCTGGACTGAGACGGGCAAGGTCTGCTCCATGGGAATTGCGGTCAAGAAATGGGTCACTTATCACGGCCTGGCGTTGAATGTTGGCGAGGATACCTCGTTGTTTGATATGATCACTCTGTGCGGATTGACGGATACCAAAGCCGCTTCCGTTCACGGTGAATTGAAGGCTCTGGGACATGAAGAACGTCCTGGAATGCAGGAGATCAAGGATGTCCTCGAGCAAGAGTTCCGCAAAGTCTTTGCGGATTCCAAAGTGGCTTAG
- the lipA gene encoding lipoyl synthase → MSSSKSSAKSLRIPKWLRVKLPSDPTFAQTGGLLKDLGLNTVCQGAKCPNIYECFSKHVATFLIMGRTCTRGCAFCNIGLGKVEPLDPDEPSRVAEAAKRLQLKHVVITSVTRDDLPDGGAAHFVATIQAVREAKPGCTIEVLIPDFQGDETALRAVIEAGPEIINHNVETVPDLYSHIRPQADFEQSIELLERVKAAGVISKSGLMVGLGETDDQVRVLLDSLAAAKVEIVTIGQYMRPSGAHPEVLRYVEPEIFEGYAEYGKGLGIPHVFSAPRVRSSYNAADFVE, encoded by the coding sequence ATGTCCTCGAGCAAGAGTTCCGCAAAGTCTTTGCGGATTCCAAAGTGGCTTAGGGTCAAGCTACCCAGCGATCCGACCTTTGCGCAGACCGGGGGCCTCCTGAAGGACCTGGGGCTGAATACCGTTTGCCAGGGGGCGAAATGCCCTAACATCTATGAATGTTTTTCCAAGCATGTGGCCACGTTCCTGATTATGGGGCGTACCTGTACTCGTGGCTGTGCGTTTTGCAATATTGGCCTGGGGAAGGTGGAACCTCTGGACCCGGATGAGCCGAGCCGTGTGGCCGAAGCCGCCAAGCGCCTGCAGCTCAAGCATGTGGTCATTACCTCCGTCACCCGCGATGATCTGCCCGACGGCGGAGCCGCACATTTCGTCGCTACGATTCAGGCCGTGCGCGAGGCCAAGCCCGGATGCACCATCGAGGTGCTGATTCCGGATTTTCAGGGTGATGAGACAGCCCTCCGAGCCGTCATCGAAGCCGGGCCCGAGATCATCAACCACAATGTGGAGACGGTGCCGGATCTGTATTCGCACATCCGTCCCCAGGCTGATTTCGAGCAAAGCATTGAACTGCTGGAGCGGGTCAAGGCTGCGGGTGTGATTTCCAAGAGTGGTCTGATGGTTGGCCTGGGCGAAACCGATGATCAGGTCAGAGTGCTGCTGGACAGCCTGGCGGCTGCCAAGGTGGAAATCGTGACCATCGGGCAGTACATGCGTCCGTCAGGGGCTCATCCCGAGGTGCTCCGCTACGTGGAACCAGAGATTTTTGAAGGCTACGCCGAATACGGCAAGGGGCTTGGCATCCCCCATGTGTTCTCTGCGCCTCGGGTTCGTAGTTCGTACAACGCCGCCGACTTTGTAGAGTAG